The proteins below come from a single Tigriopus californicus strain San Diego chromosome 3, Tcal_SD_v2.1, whole genome shotgun sequence genomic window:
- the LOC131877410 gene encoding E3 ubiquitin-protein ligase TRIP12-like yields MASNQPDPGGAPPGGDGPADTDGAASGANLAPSTAAGQAGSALDSFLAASSAAASGTAASGGSANAAALAAMFSEDLEDSDMGRLQAVLEARGFPPHLAGVLGPRMHHLILNRAMAPSATSKAQQLLQGLQATGDESRQLQAVIEMCQLLVMGNEDTLTGFPIRQVVPALIVLLKMEHNFDLMNHACRALTYMMEALPRSSTVIVDAIPTFLEKLQSIQCMDVAEQSLSALEMLSKKHNKAILHAKGVMACLMFLDFFSITAQRNALAVTSNCCQGLLPEEFVHVQDALTILSSRLIHDDKRSSESACLALSRLAESYKNDKHKLRDIAKPEVLSNLQKILVTSPPNVSSNTFVTVLHILVIMASNGSEVGPMLLEESIGSTLRQLLVGSSSDHDEFDLVQRNPQELYEITCLIGEMMPPMPADGIFAVDALLAKPGAFIRDPVLWQWQDDRGNWHTYGFNDCRVIEAAFVAGEDEAGLNSNGKSFTLNLKSMHEIREENGTARPIQRKLTSQLQNDLETNEKKAQRLKHLSLTSELTKELLPVLLEVYSTSAGPGVKQSCIQAFLRMIYHSPSDLLIEVLKVQTVSSQIAGMLSSGDLKIIVGALQLSELLLQKMPQEFSVHFRREGVLHQVQKLTDPDNPICISNYNESPLSSMGWSSASTSVIQGGATGLGGAPSGRSWTVTGSSFASMFPDQLRVPKRRDESSSSPDTPPHPPLRLSDMLKRKRVSKRSSGRKGRHSEGSLPQDLSGPSTSASTSLPVGGSGGGGAGGAGGAAPVPAPSSGPGGAPDLSFTSSSPPHDGPATPSRRSRLTSSILSQLNPSRWGRSSGNSSNPLLHGGGHHSESGNSSSSGSSSKRSDASSSAVTINKAVSNPATMAHSREKAKRWVREQASRFLESYFKESLGSRHPALTILRRLSAQVDHLTRKPKDGERSLREILSVLIENDISPFEVTQSGLVPSLLTYLTRLELDGHEDITRESRIRCFLHVFLGCPRSLDSDEPPDPDLAPKFLMFVQKMTACVNHLEQFPIKMHDMTSGSSGVKSAGSTLRFFKSHHLKCSLQRHPECSSLKSWKGGLVKIDPLALVQAIERYLITRGYGHPQDKDSGGSDDDMSDDGGTDDMLPSTSRERVDAAIHRLEFSIGEHVLPYDMTVYQAVQQFGAPVFEISDSDSDNRNSGSSSMYGSPGIWARIHTIYYRPASEREDASGVGSSGATGKASIKNSEGGKKGKSSKQSKRKAPDELWNEGVPPERPNPLDAFMVDKLPKFLNTQDPSLDVLCLLRVVQALNRYWGSLYLTTNYYHPIISPHEFINSKLTAKVNRQLQDPIIIMTSNLPTWLKEVASVCPFLFPFETRQLLFYVSSFDRDRALLRLLDSVPELGASESGQERVTPELDRKKRVISRDNLLKQAEQVINELAHSRSLMEIQYENEVGTGLGPTLEFYTLVSKEMQRADLNLWKGDTVKISSEDVMEDDENADDCIEYVHSSTGLYPSPLGRNLKSSHKVKIKNKFQFLGKFIAKAVLDNRMIDLPFSQPFYQWLLKAEQSFTTRDLMNIDPTIANTVNQLEGIVRKKRKLEEDDKITPNERLIQIKGLTMDGCPVEDLGLDFTLPGYPNIELRKGGKHIAVTLDNLHQYVKLVSHWMLIEGVSCQMESIREGFESVFPLESLQMFYPDELDQIFCGSMQGNFTQWDSKTLGETCKPDHGFNPDSQGIQFLYEVMSAYNREEQREFLQFVTGCPRLPVGGFKSLSPPLTIVKKTFDSPEVNPDDYLPSVMTCVNYLKIPDYSSKQIMREKLRVASQEGQYSFHLS; encoded by the exons ATGGCCTCCAATCAGCCCGATCCCGGGGGTGCTCCGCCCGGCGGTGATGGACCGGCTGATACCGATGGGGCGGCCAGTGGTGCCAATTTGGCCCCATCCACGGCAGCTGGCCAGGCGGGCAGCGCCCTAGACTCGTTCTTGGCCGCCTCCAGCGCTGCGGCCAGTGGCACCGCGGCCAGTGGCGGGTCGGCCAATGCCGCGGCCTTGGCTGCCATGTTTAGCGAGGACCTGGAAGACAGCGATATGGGCCGCCTCCAAGCCGTGCTCGAGGCTAGAGGCTTTCCGCCCCATCTGGCGGGTGTTTTGGGTCCGCGCATGCACCACCTGATCCTCAACCGGGCCATGGCGCCCTCGGCCACGTCCAAGGCCCAACAGCTCTTGCAAGGCTTGCAAGCCACGGGCGACGAGTCTCGACAGCTCCAGGCCGTGATTGAGATGTGCCAACTTTTGGTCATGGGCAACGAGGACACGCTCACCGGTTTCCCCATTCGCCAAGTGGTGCCGGCCCTCATCGTCTTGCTCAAAATGGAGCACAACTTCGACCTCATGAACCACGCCTGTCGAGCCCTAACCTATATGATGGAAGCCTTGCCCCGGTCGTCCACCGTCATCGTGGACGCCATCCCGACCTTTTTGGAGAAGCTCCAGTCCATCCAGTGCATGGACGTGGCCGAACAGAGCTTGTCAGCGCTCGAGATGCTCTCCAAGAAGCACAACAAAGCCATTCTCCACGCCAAGGGCGTCATGGCCTGCCTCATGTTCTTGGACTTTTTCAGCATCACGGCCCAACGGAATGCCTTGGCCGTCACGTCCAATTGCTGTCAGGGTCTTCTCCCGGAAGAATTCGTCCACGTGCAGGATGCTCTCACCATACTCTCGTCACGACTGATTCACGACGACAAGAGAAGCTCGGAATCCGCTTGCTTGGCTTTGAGTCGCTTGGCCGAGAGCTACAAGAACGACAAGCATAAACTCCGCGATATTGCCAAGCCCGAGGTGTTGTCCAATCTGCAGAAGATATTGGTCACCAGCCCGCCCAATGTCAGCTCGAACACGTTTGTCACTGTCCTACACATCCTGGTCATTATGGCCTCCAACGGCTCGGAAGTCGGCCCCATGCTACTCGAAGAGTCAATTGGCTCGACCTTGAGACAACTGCTTGTGGGGTCCTCTTCGGATCATGATGAGTTTGATTTGGTCCAGAGGAATCCGCAAGAGCTGTACGAGATCACTTGTCTCATTGGCGAGATGATGCCCCCCATGCCCGCCGATGGTATATTCGCTGTGGATGCACTTCTGGCCAAACCCGGTGCTTTCATTCGCGATCCGGTCTTATGGCAATGGCAAGATGATCGCGGGAACTGGCACACTTATGGGTTCAACGATTGCAG AGTGATCGAGGCTGCCTTTGTGGCTGGAGAGGATGAGGCCGGTCTTAACTCCAATGGCAAGTCGTTCAcgctcaatttgaaatcaatgcatGAAATTCGCGAGGAAAATGGAACCGCTCGTcccattcaaagaaaattgaccAGTCAGCTCCAAAATGACTTGGAGACCAATGAGAAGAAAGCCCAACGATTGAAACATTTGTCCCTAACGTCTGAATTGACGAAAGAGCTTCTGCCGGTGTTACTAGAG GTATACTCCACGTCTGCCGGGCCCGGAGTGAAACAGAGTTGCATCCAAGCATTTCTCCGAATGATTTACCATTCCCCAAGCGACTTGTTGATAGAAGTCCTCAAAGTTCAGACCGTTTCCAGTCAGATCGCGGGAATGCTCTCCTCGGGAGATCTCAAGATCATCGTGGGAGCCCTTCAACTCTCCGAGTTGCTCCTGCAAAAGATGCCCCAAGAATTCAGCGTGCATTTCAGACGCGAAGGCGTCCTTCATCAAGTGCAAAAACTCACCGACCCTGACAATCCGATCTGCATTTCCAACTACAATGAAAGCCCCCTATCAAGTATGGGTTGGTCGTCGGCCTCCACTTCGGTCATTCAAGGAGGCGCAACAGGTTTAGGTGGAGCTCCCTCTGGACGAAGTTGGACAGTGACTGGATCCTCCTTTGCTAGCATGTTTCCAGATCAATTGCGGGTGCCGAAGAGACGCGATGAGTCTTCATCCTCACCTGATACGCCACCTCATCCACCCCTCCGACTGAGCGACATGCTCAAGCGGAAACGAGTGTCGAAGCGTTCTTCCGGACGGAAAGGTCGCCATTCCGAAGGATCGCTACCTCAAGACCTCAGTGGTCCAAGCACCTCTGCTAGCACCAGCCTCCCAGTTGGTGGAAGTGGAGGGGGAGGAGcgggaggagcaggaggagcgGCTCCTGTGCCAGCGCCTTCATCAGGACCTGGAGGCGCGCCCGATCTGTCGTTCACATCCTCGTCGCCCCCGCATGATGGACCAGCCACTCCATCGAGACGTTCTCGTCTCACGTCCTCGATACTTTCGCAACTAAACCCTTCCAGATGGGGTCGAAGTTCCGGCAATTCTTCGAATCCATTACTCCATGGTGGAGGTCATCATAGCGAGAGTGGCAATAGTAGCAGCAGTGGATCCTCGTCTAAACGCTCAGATGCCTCATCTTCGGCGGTGACGATCAACAAAGCCGTGAGTAATCCTGCCACGATGGCACACAGCCGTGAAAAAGCCAAACGTTGGGTTCGGGAACAAGCATCTCGCTTCTTAGAATCCTACTTCAAAGAGTCTTTGGGCTCTCGACACCCTGCACTGACCATACTTCGACGCTTGAGCGCTCAAGTCGATCACTTGACGAGAAAACCCAAAGATGGAGAGCGGTCATTGAGAGAAATATTGTCGGTTCTCATCGAGAATGATATCTCTCCGTTCGAAGTCACACAGAGTGGACTTGTCCCGTCACTATTGACGTATCTCACACGATTGGAATTAGATGGGCATGAGGACATTACGCGGGAGAGCCGCATCCGATGCTTCCTCCACGTGTTCTTGGGATGTCCCCGGAGTTTGGATTCTGATGAGCCACCTGATCCCGATCTAGCTCCCAAATTCTTGATGTTTGTCCAAAAGATGACTGCTTGTGTGAACCATTTAGAACAATTCCCCATTAAAATGCACGACATGACATCGGGATCGTCTGGAGTGAAATCTGCCGGCTCGACTCTGCGATTCTTCAAGTCTCATCATCTCAAATGCAGTCTTCAACGGCATCCTGAATGCTCCAGCTTGAAATCCTGGAAAGGAGGGCTCGTCAAAATTGACCCCTTGGCGTTAGTTCAAGCCATCGAAAG ATATCTCATTACCCGTGGGTATGGTCACCCGCAAGATAAGGACTCTGGTGGATCTGATGATGATATGAGCGACGATGGCGGCACTGACGACATGTTGCCTAGCACCAGCCGTGAACGTGTCGATGCCGCCATACATCGCCTGGAATTTTCCATTGGAGAACATGTCCTGCCCTACGATATGACTGTCTACCAGGCCGTGCAACAATTTGGAGCTCCGGTCTTTGAGATCtcagattcggattcggataACCGCAACTCCGGATCGTCTTCTATGTATGGCAGTCCTGGCATTTGGGCTCGTATCCACACCATCTACTACCGACCAGCTTCAGAGCGAGAAGATGCTAGTGGTGTTGGATCCTCGGGTGCCACGGGCAAGGCGAGTATTAAGAACAGTGAAGGTGGTAAGAAGGGCAAAAGTTCCAAACAGAGCAAACGCAAAGCGCCAGATGAGCTTTGGAATGAGGGTGTGCCGCCCGAACGACCCAATCCTCTGGACGCTTTCATGGTGGACAAGTTGCCCAAATTCTTGAACACGCAAGACCCCTCTCTTGATGTTTTGTGTCTACTGCGCGTGGTTCAAGCTCTGAATCGCTACTGGGGATCCCTCTACTTGACCACCAACTATTATCATCCCATCATCAGCCCGCACGAGTTCATAAACTCTAAATTGACAGCCAAAGTGAATCGCCAACTTCAGGACCCTATCATAATCATGACCTCGAATCTTCCAACTTGGCTAAAGGAAGTAGCGAGCGTGTGTCCGTTCTTATTTCCATTTGAAACCCGGCAATTATTGTTCTATGTGAGCTCTTTCGATCGTGATCGCGCCCTCCTACGTCTCCTTGATTCGGTCCCGGAGTTAGGCGCCTCTGAGAGTGGCCAGGAGCGTGTCACACCCGAACTGGATCGTAAGAAACGGGTCATCTCTAGAGACAATCTCCTCAAACAAGCCGAGCAAGTGATCAATGAATTGGCCCATTCGAGATCTCTGATGGAGATACAATATGAGAACGAGGTGGGAACGGGTCTTGGGCCAACGTTAGAGTTCTACACCCTGGTATCCAAAGAGATGCAACGGGCAGATTTGAATCTGTGGAAAGGAGACACTGTCAAGATTAGTAGTGAGGATGTCATGGAAGACGATGAGAATGCCGACGACTGCATTGAGTACGTCCATTCATCGACGGGTCTCTACCCGAGTCCCTTGGGGAGAAACCTAAAGTCCTCGCACAAAGTGAAGATCAAGAACAAGTTTCAATTCCTCGGCAAATTCATCGCCAAAGCCGTTCTCGACAATCGAATGATCGATCTCCCTTTCAGCCAGCCTTTCTACCAATGgcttctcaaggccgaacagTCTTTCACTACACGGGATCTGATGAACATCGACCCAACCATCGCCAACACCGTGAATCAGTTGGAAGGCATTGTCAGAAAGAAACGCAAATTAGAAGAGGACGATAAGATCACACCCAATGAGCGACTCATCCAAATCAAGGGTCTCACTATGGATGGGTGTCCTGTGGAAGATTTGGGCTTGGATTTCACCCTGCCCGGATATCCGAACATTGAATTGCGAAAAGGAGGAAAGCACATTGCTGTCACTCTAGATAACCTACATCAATACGTGAAACTTGTGTCCCACTGGATGCTCATCGAAGGTGTGTCCTGCCAGATGGAGTCCATTCGCGAAGGGTTCGAATCAGTGTTCCCGCTCGAGTCCCTGCAGATGTTCTATCCCGACGAGTTGGATCAAATCTTTTGTGGTTCCATGCAAGGTAACTTTACCCAATGGGACTCCAAGACGCTCGGTGAGACATGCAAACCTGATCATGGCTTCAATCCTGATTCCCAAGGGATTCAATTCCTGTACGAGGTCATGTCTGCCTACAATCGTGAAGAGCAAAGAgagtttcttcaatttgtgACCGGATGTCCGCGCCTGCCCGTTGGCGGTTTCAAATCACTATCTCCGCCTTTAACGATCGTCAAGAAGACCTTTGATAGTCCTGAAGTGAATCCTGATGACTATTTGCCGTCAGTGATGACTTGCGTCAACTACTTGAAGATCCCCGATTACAGTAGTAAGCAGATCATGAGAGAAAAACTGCGGGTGGCCTCTCAGGAAGGCCAGTATAGTTTTCACCTTTCATAA